The sequence TCCCGCGAGGTGTATCTGGATATCTTCCATACCTTGTTTACCACCCAGGTCGTGCGCGAAAGCTTTTTCCTGCAGATGCTGTTTTTCGGTGAGCTGCGCTATCCGCAGGGCTTTCCACTGGAGTGCGATCCGCAGGTTTTTCAACAGGCACACAAGGCGCTGCAGCAATGCCAGCTGACCGTGGTGCAGGGCGATATTTTCGACTGTGCTTCCAGGTGCAGGGATGTCGACTTTGTCTCGTTTTCCGACGTGCCTTCATTCCTGCCGGCGGAGGTTGGCATCGATGTTCTGCAGCGGCTCCGACCCGCTCTGGGCGAGGACGCACTGACGGTTATTCGTGGCCATTTGCATGTGATCAGGCCCGATTGCGAAGGCTTCTGCGACGTTACCGCGCAGTTTCAGGACGCGATCGCACGAGAAAAAACTCAACTCTGGCGAGTACAGGTCTACCGCCAGACATCATCTGTGCAGGTATCTCGATGAATACACCTCATCCGACCGTCAATTGGGTCAAAAACCGGGTCCGTCAGGCACGTGACGATCAGCAGCAATTGTTCGACGCCGGGCTCAATGGCCTGAACCTGGTGCAGCGCGATGGCAAGGTCATAGAGTTGAGCAGTGGCGAGCAGTTGACCGAATTTCTCTCGTGCTCCTATCTGGGACTCGAGAGCGATCCCCGTCTGGTTCAAGGCGCAGTACAAGCCGTCGAGTCTTTCGGTGTGCAGTTTGCTGCCGCCCGCACCCGAGCGCTGCTACCGCCGATGCGCGAACTCGATGAGCAGTTGAACCACATATTCCAGGGGCATACGGTGACATTCAACTCGGTGGGCAGCGCCCATCTGGGGTGTCTGCCGCTGTTGGGCTCCGGTGAATTGCCGTCGTATCCCTTGCGCCGTGGCCCAGGCTGGATCGTTGACCGCGCGGCCCATGCTTCGATGCAAGTACTGCAAGGCATTCTGTGGCAGTTCGGTCCCGTCCAGCGCTGCGATTGCAGTGATCTTCAGCAAGTCGAGGACGCTTGTTCTGCAGCCGTCGCTGCCGGCAACACACCCATTATGCTGACTGACAGCATCGGTTCGATGCGCGGGCTTTATCCCGTTAACAGGCTGCTGCAACTGGCTGAGCGCTTTGAGGGTTATCTGTATGCGGATGACGCTCACGGCACTTCGATCCATGGCCAGGCCGGGGGCGGTTATGCGCTTGATGTTGCTGCTGAGCCGTTGCGCGATCGTTTGATCCTGCTGTCGTCATTGTCCAAAGCCTTCGGTGCTACCGGCGGTGCAATTACGGTGCTGACGTCGGCCGATGCCGAGCTGATTCGGCGCAATGCGTCGACGTATACGTTCGGGGGGCCACTGTCCATGGGCGGTGTCGGTGCGGCAGTCGCCTCGGCAAGCATTCACCTTTCTGCACAGTTGGGGGCGTTGCAGGCGGCGTTATGGAGAAATGTCGAAGCTATAGATGGTCTGCTCGGGCCGGTACTGGGCAACCATCAGATTGCTTCACCCATACGTTTCGTCCGGGTCGGTGCCGAACGAGACGCCATCAGCCTGGCGTTGCACCTGCGTCGGCACGCTATCGCGGTCACCACGGCCTTGTTTCCGGTGGTGGCCAAAGGTGAAGCAATCCTGCGACTGGCCATCAGCGCCAATCACAGCGAGGTTCAGTTGGAGCATCTGGCCAGTGCTGTCAACGAAGGATTCGCTGAGTTGGGCATTCGTCAGGGAGAGCCGCATCATGTGCAGTGACCTGATGCAACGGAGCAGTGCAAAGACCGTTCAGGCTGCAGCCGCCGAGGCCTTCGTGCGTAAATTGGCCTATGCGCGGTCGCTGCCGTGGTTCTGCACGCTATGTCCGCAGATTCAACACATACAGACCGCAGAGGATCTGCATCGGCTGCCAATCCTCGCCGTGGAGGACGATCAGGGCGGGTTGCTGTTTACCCACCTCAGCGAAGCGTCACATCGCGCACCGGGCGGTGGGCTGACCCTGACTTCAGGTGGCAGCACCGGCAATCGCAAGCACATCACCCATTCCTGGGCATTCAACGAAAGCATCGTACCCTTGGGTGCGCGAATGTTTGCTGCGACCGGTGAACTGCCCCGTGTCGTCATCAATTGCCTGACGCCTGGTGAAATGCAGGGAGCCTTTCAATACGCGGCGGCCATCGTCCAGCACATTGGCGCACGCCTGCTGCCTGCAGGCGCGTTGATGGGCATGCAGCGCATAGCCGGGTTGATTCATTCACAAGCAGCCGATGCACTGATCTGCACGCCTTCTTTCGCCGAGGCGCTGTTCAATCATGCCGATGTCGATGGGGTGCAACTGCGCAGTTTGAGATGGCTCTACTACATTGGCGAACCTTGCCGTCAGCCGCTACGCGAGCAACTGGCCCGAGACTGGCCGGCCCTGAGCATTCGATCATTGGGTTATAGCTCGACAGAGACCGGCCCGATCGGTTTCCAGTGCGCGCACCTCGAGCATGGTTTCTACCATTTGCATGCAGACGCCATGTTGCTTGAGGTGGTCGATCCCTTCAGCCTGCAAGCAGTGGTGGACGGTGAAACCGGCGAGTTTCTGCTGACCCCTCTGCTGCCCGATCAGGTGCCTCTGCTACGGTATCGCATTGGCGATCGTGGGCGAGTTTTGGACAGGCAATCCGGTTGTGCCTGTGGCAGCGCTTTGCCAATACTGGAACTGCAGGGTCGAATCGAAGCTTCGATCAAGCTGGGCGGTGCGATCATCACTCAGCGACAGGTCCTGAGTGTGCTCGCAGAAACGTTGCCCGAACTGCACGCTTCGGATGTGCAGGTGCAGATTGATCGACAGGCCGACGGTGCGCACCTGCGGCTGCTTATCGCTAAGGATCGATTACCCGCCGCTGCTGAACGTGTCATCGAACAGGCTTTGCACAACGAGGCGCAAGCGAGCGCATTGCTCAGATTGCCCGGTGTGTTGGGCATGCAGGTACAACGTCTGCCCCGTGGTGACTTCGCAACCACCCTGGCAGGCAAGACGCCGTTCTTTGTCGAGAGGTGACGTCCCGGGCCAGCCTCGTGAGGCTCGCCCGGGTGCTTTGTTTGATGGCTGCGTTTCAGGGTTGCAGAACGGTGGAGCCGGTAGTGCGCCGCGCCGACAGCTCGGTTTGCGCCTTCGCCGCGTCAGCCAGTGGATACCGCTGGCTGACGTCCACTTTCAATTTGCCGCTGATGATCATTTCGAACAATTCATCGGCCATCCGCTGCAGATTCTCGGCATTGTTGGCATAAGTCGCCAGCGTCGGCCGGGTCACGTATAGCGAGCCTTTGGCGGCCAGAATGCCCAGATTGACCCCGTCCACCGCACCGGAAGCATTGCCGAAGCTCACGACCAGACCGCGCGGCGATACGCTGTCGAGCGAGGTCAGCCAAGTGTCCTTGCCCACGCCGTCGTAGACCACCGGGACTTTTTTACCGCCGGTCAACTCCAGCACGCGTTGTGCAACGTTTTCGTGGCTGTAATCAATGGTTGCCCAAGCGCCATTGGCCTTGGCCAGTTCGGCTTTTTCCTTGGAACTGACGGTGCCGATCAGCTTCACGCCCAACGCCTTGGCCCACTGACAGGCCAGCGACCCGACGCCACCGGCCGCCGCGTGAAACAGAATGGTTTCGCCACCCTTGAGTTCGTAGGTCTGGCGCAACAGGTATTGCACGGTCAGGCCCTTGAGCATGACCCCCGCTGCCGTTTCGAAACTGATTTCTTCCGGCAGGTGCACCAGATTGTCCTGGGGCAGTACATGCAATTCGCTGTAAGCCCCCAATGGGCCGCTGCCGTACGCCACGCGATCACCGACCTTGAAGCGGGTGACGTCGCTGCCCACTGCATCAACGATGCCTGCACCCTCAGCTCCCAGGCCGGATGGCAAGGCGGGTGGCGCATACAGCCCGCTACGGAAATAGGTGTCGATGAAGTTCAGGCCGATCGCCTTGTTGGCCACGCGCACCTGATTCGGGCCGGGCGCGGCGGGTTCGTAGTCAACATACTCGAGCACTTCGGGACCGCCGTGGGCGCGGAACTGGATACGCTTTGCCATCTGCCTGCTCTCCTTGGGTCTTTCGTGAGCCCCCTATCCAACTCTCATGCTTGATCTTCGTCAACTGCGGCGCGCCGTTGTGCGGTGGTATGCTACGCGCCCATTTGCGTCGCCCGTCCGCGGGGCGCCGCCCGATTCAAGGTGAAGCCATGACGACCCGCACCGACGCCGTAAAGGCCTATCTGCTCGACCTGCAAGACCGTATCTGCGCCGCCCTCGAAAGCGAAGACGGCGGCACGCGCTTCGTCGAAGACGCCTGGACCCGGCCCGCTGGCGGCGGCGGTCGCACCCGCGTGATCGAGAACGGCACGCTGATCGAAAAGGGCGGCGTCAACTTTTCCCACGTCTTTGGCAGCGGTCTGCCGCCGTCAGCCAGCGCCCACCGTCCTGAACTGGCCGGTCGCGGTTTTGAAGCCCTCGGCGTGTCGCTGGTGATCCACCCACACAACCCGCATGTGCCGACTTCCCATGCCAATGTGCGCTTTTTCATCGCCGAGAAAGAAGGTGAAGAGCCGGTATGGTGGTTTGGTGGCGGCTTCGACCTTACCCCGTATTACGGCAACGAAGAGGACTGCATTCATTGGCACCGCGTTGCCGAGCAGGCTTGCGCGCCGTTCGGCCCGGACGTCTACCCGCGTTACAAGGCCTGGTGCGACACCTACTTCCATATCAAGCATCGTCACGAGCCGCGCGGCATTGGCGGTTTGTTCTTCGACGACCTGAACGAGTGGGACTTCGATACCAGCTTCGCCTTCATGCGCGCCATCGGCGATGCCTACATTGATGCGTATCTGCCAATCGTGCAGCGCCGCAAAAACGATGCGTTCACCGCTCAACAGCGTGAGTTCCAGGAATTCCGCCGTGGCCGCTACGTCGAGTTCAACCTGGTTTATGACCGTGGCACGCTGTTCGGCCTGCAATCGGGCGGGCGTACCGAGTCGATCCTGATGTCGCTGCCACCGCAAGTGCGCTGGGGTTACGACTGGAAGGCCGAGCCTGGCAGCGAAGAAGCGCGCCTGACCGAGTACTTCCTGCAAGATCGCGACTGGCTGGCCCAGGACTGAGGATTTCTGATGGATCGTTACGTCGTTTTCGGTAACCCGATCGGTCACAGCAAATCGCCGATGATTCACAAGCTGTTTGCCGAACAGACCGGCCAGCACCTCGACTACAGCACCCTGCTGGCGCCGCTTGATGATTTCGCTGGCTGCGCCACGGCGTTTTTCCAGGAAGGTCGCGGCGCCAACGTTACTGTGCCGTTCAAGGAAGACGCTTACCGTTTGGCCAACAGCTTGACGGCGCGGGCGCAACGGGCCGGCGCGGTGAACACCTTGAGCAAACTCGCCGATGGCTCGCTACTCGGTGACAACACCGACGGCGCCGGGCTGGTGCGTGATCTGACGGTGAATGCCGGCTTCAGCCTGAGCGGCAAACGCATCCTGTTGCTGGGGGCTGGCGGTGCAGTGCGTGGGGCGCTCGAACCGTTGCTGGCCGAAAAACCCGCATCGGTGATCATCGCCAATCGCACGGTGGACAAGGCTGAGTTGCTGGCGGAGTTGTTCTGCGACCTGGGGCCGGTGTCGGCCAGTGGTTTCGACTGGCTGCGCGAGCCGGTGGACGTGATCATCAATGCCACGTCGGCGAGCCTGACCGGCGATGTACCGCCGATTGCGCCGAGCCTGATCGAGCCGGGTAAAACCCTGTGCTACGACATGATGTACGGCAAGGAACCGACGGCGTTCTGCCGCTGGGCCACTGAACAGGGCGCAGCGGTGGCGATGGATGGCTTGGGAATGCTCGCCGAGCAGGCCGCCGAGGCGTTTTACTTGTGGCGCGGCGTACGCCCGGACACGGCGCCAGTATTGGCCGAACTGCGCCGCCAGTTGGCCCAATAAATACCCATGTGGGAGCGAGCCTGCTCGCGAAAGCGGTCTGTCTGACACATCAATGTTGGATGTGCCTCCGTCTTCGCGAGCAGGCTCGCTCCCACAAGGTATGTGCTGATCCCGAGGTCAATCCTCAAACCGGATCGGGCATTTCTCCGGCCCCTCAAGCTTCCTCAACTCCTCCACCACCTGCGGCCGCGCCCGGCGCAAGGTCAGGCTGCGATCCTGGCTCAGCAAGCGCCGCGCCTCCTGATGCAGCATCTCCACCCCTGAATAGTCGATGAAGTTGATCTGCTGCGCCTCGATCACCACCCGCGCGCCGTGCATGCGTTGCAATCTCACCTGCAGATAATGGCTGGCGCCGAAAAAGATCGAGCCGCCGACGCGTAAAACATCGTCCTCACCGTCACGCCAATGTTGCACGCGTGGTTGCGAGGTGCGTTTAAGGTAGAAGAATAGCGACGCCAGCACGCCGGCATAAATCGCCGTCTGCAACTCCAGCAGCAACGTAGCAAGGCAGGTCAGGGCCATGACCACGAACTCGGCGCGACTGACCCGCAGCAATGCGCGGATGCCGCGATGATCGACCAGACCCCAGGCGATCAACAGAATGCTGCCGGCCATTGCCGGGATGGGAATGTGTGAAATCAGCCCGGCGCCGAAAATCGCAAACAACGCCACCCAAATCGCTGAAAACACCCCGGCCAGCGGCGAGCATGCGCCCGCCTCGTAACTGAGGCCCGAGCGGGTAAACGAGCCTGCCGACAATGATCCGGAAAAGAACGCCCCGACAATATTCGATAAACCCTGCGCGCGGACTTCCTGATTGGCATCGAGCAATTGTTGCGACCGCGCCGAAATCGAGCGCGCAATCGACAGGCTGGTGACCAACCCGAGCATGCCCACCGCCACGGCACTGGGCAGCAGGCGCAGAATCAGATCCAGGTCCAGCGGCAACGCACTGAACGGCGGCAAACGCCCGACGAATGCGCTGACCAGATGCACATGGCCGAACATCGCCGGCCACAGCCACACCAGCAGACTGGCCAATGCGAGGGTTATCAACAGCGTCGGCCAGCGCGGTAGCAATTGTTTCAACACCACACCGACGACCACCGTTGCCACACCGAGCACCAGCGAAGGTTTATCCACAGCCCGGAAGTGTTGCAGCAGATCCACCAGACTCGCCAGCGCCGTCGCCTTGGCCGGCAGGTCCAGCCCCAGCAGATTCGGCAATTGCCCAATGGCAATCACCACCGCCGCGCCGAGGGTGAACCCCAGCACCACCGAGTGCGAGACGAAATTCACCAAAGCGCCGAAGCGCAGCAAACCGAGCAGCCACTGGAAAATCCCGGCGAGGAAGGTCAGCAGCAGGATCAGCGTGATGTAGTCCTGCGATGCTGGTACGGCCAAAGGGCTGACACTGGCGTACAGCACGATCGAAATGGCTGCCGTAGGGCCGCAGATCAGATGCCACGATGAGCCCCACAGGCAGGCGATCAATACCGGGATAATTGCGGCATAGAGGCCGTATTCAGGTGGGAGCCCGGCGATCAGCGCGTAGGCAATCGACTGGGGTAACGCGAGAATCGCACCGCTGAGGCCGACGATCAGGTCCCGTCCGACGCTGGCGCGGGTTTGCCGCGGCAGCCAGGTGAGGAAGGGCAAGAGAGAGTGGCGGCTGGGGAAGGCCATGGGTCCTCGCGGTTGGGGTTTTGTTCAAGGTTATCAGGGTGCCAGGGGAAAGGCCCCTCACCCTAGCCCTCTCCCGGAGGGAGAGGGGACTGACCGTGGTGTTTGTCAGAGATTCATCAACCTGCGATTTCACCGTTGAACGCAAGTTTTGAATCCAACAAATATCGGCTCCCTTCCCCCTCGCCCCCTCTGGGGGAGAGGGCTGGGGTGAGGGGGCAAAAATCTCAAGCCAAACCCAATTCCAGCCACCCCACAATCAAAGCTTGGCTTTCACCGCCGCCAACGCATCCTTCCCGTCAGCCGTCTTCACCCCCTCCAGCCACTTATCCAGCACCGCCGGATTCGCCTTGATCCACGCCTTCGCCGCCTCGGCATTGCTGACCTTCTTGTTCACCACCTCAGCCATGATGCTGTTCTCCATCTCCTGAGTGAACGACAGATTGGTCAGCAACTTACCCACATTCGGACACGCCTCGGCGTAGCCCTTGCGCGTCAACGTAAATACGCTGCCGGTGTCGCCAAAGTACTTCTCGCCACCCTTCAGGTAATGCATCTTCAACTGCACGTTCATCGGGTGCGGGGTCCAGCCGAGGAAGGTGACGAATTTCTGCTTCTTCACCGCTCGCGATACTTCCGCCAGCATCGCCTGTTCACTGGATTCGATGAGCTTCCACTGACCCATGTCGAAGTCATTCTTCTTGATGATTTCCTGCAACGAGATATTCGCCGGCGCGCCCGAACCGATGCCGTAAATTTTGCGATCGAACTTGTCCGCGTATTTGTTCAGGTCGGCAAAGTTATGCACACCCGCGTCCCACACGTAGTCCGGCACGGCGAGGGTGAACTCGGTGCCGTCGAGGTTCTTCGCCAGTTGCGTGACATCGCCGGTAGCGACGAACTTGTCGTAGAAGCCCTGCTGCGCCGGCATCCAGTTACCGAGGAAGACATCCACCTGGCCGTCCTTCAAACCGCCAAAGGTGATCGGCACCGCGAGGGTGTCGACCTTGGCCTTGTAGCCCATGCCGTCCAGCAGAAACCCGGTGATGGCGTTGGTCGCGGCGATGTCGCTCCAGCCCGGGTCGGCCATTTTCACCGTGTCGCAACTCTGCTCGGCGAACGCCGAAGCGCTGCTCATCGCGAGCAGGCCGACCGTCACTACTGTGGATAACTTACGCATGGACTTCCCCTTAACATTATTGGTTTTGGCAGGGTTGTGGATAACGTGCTTTGCGTTCCAGATCATCGAGGTCGATGTGGTTGCGCATGTACTGCTGACTGGCATCCACCAGCGGCTGGTGATCCCAGCTCTTCAGCTTGCCGATGGTTAACGCGTCGGCAACAAAACGCCGACGGCGCTGGCTGGCAAGGACTTCCCGGTGAATCGCCGGAATGTCCCACTTGGCCCGGGCTTCGGCGATAAAATCGTCGAACAGCTGGCGATGTTGCGGCGATTGACTGAGTTCTTCCAGTTCGCGCGGATCGTTGCTCACATCGAAGAGTAGGCAGGGGTCGCTTTCACTATAGATAAATTTGTAGGCACCGCGACGGATCATCATCAGTGGGCTGACGGTGCCTTCGGCCATGTATTCGCCGAACACTTCGTCATGACCGCCCTGCCCTTGCAGATGCGCGACCAGTGAGCGGCCATCCAGCGGCAAGCCGGGCTCCAGCGTGCCGCCGGCCAGTTCAACGAAGGTTGGTAACAGGTCAGCGGTCGATACCGCAGCGCTGACACGCCCGGCAGCGAATTGGCCCGGAGCACTTATCAACAGGGGGACTCGGGCCGCCATTTCATACCAGTGCATTTTGTACCAGAGGCCTTTGTCGCCAAGCATGTCGCCGTGGTCACCGGAAAACACGATGATGGTGTCATCGATCAGACCCGTTTCTGCCAGCGTTTGCAGAAGTTTGCCGACGTTGGCGTCGATATAGCTGCACGCACCGAAGTACGCCCGGCGCGCATCGCGAATCTTATCCACAGGCAACGGTTTATCCCACAGGTCATAAACCTTAAGCAGACGCTGCGAGTGTGGATCGAGTTCGTGTTGATCCGGGGGTGTAGGCAACGGGATATCTGCATCGTCGTACAAATCCCAGAACGCCTTGGGAATTGTGTACGGATCGTGTGGGTGAGTCATTGATACGGTCAGGCAGAACGGCTGGTCGCCGTCCTCGCGAATATGATCGAACAGATATTGTTGCGCCTTGAACACCACCTCTTCGTCGAAATCGAGTTGGTTGGTGCGCACACACGGACCGGCCTGCAACACCGAAGACATGTTGTGATACCAGCTCGGCCGCACATCCGGCTCATCCCAGTTCACCGCCCAGCCATAGTCGGCCGGGTAGATATCGCTGGTGAGGCGCTCTTCGTAGCCGTGCAACTGATCAGGGCCACAGAAATGCATCTTGCCCGACAGCGCCGTGCGGTAGCCGAGGCGGCGCAAGTAATGGGCATAGGTCGGCACATCGGCAGGGAAATCGGCGGCGTTGTCATAGGCGCCGATCTTGCTCGGCAATTGGCCGCTGACCAGGGTGAAACGCGAGGGCGCGCACAACGGGCTGTTGCAGTAAGCGGCATCGAACACCACGCCATGTTCGGCGAGGCGGGAAAGATTCGGCAGTTTGATCGGCGAAGGGCCGTAGAACGGCAACATTGGCGCGGCCATCTGATCGGCCATGATGAAAAGAATATTCTTGCGCTTCATGTGATCGCGGCATTCCATAGTGAATATTTATGCGACATTGCTGCGATCGAGCATGGAGTCCATGCTGTAGTCGGTAAAGCCCGCGCCGGACAATGACTAGGATAAGCACAGCTTATGTATGACGCCTTGGGAAATCTGTCGCTCGACCTGTTGCGCGCCTTCGAAGCGGCAGCCCGCCACCGCAGCTTTACCGCAGCGGCGGTAGAGCTTGGCACCACGCAACCAGCGATCAGTCAGCAGATCAAACGGCTGGAGGAACAACTCGGCACGCGGCTGTTTGATCGCATTTACCGAGGGATTGAGCTGACCGAAGTCGGTGCGATCCTGTTCGAGCAAGTTACCCTTGGTTTGCAGAATATCGACGCCGGATTGAGCGCGATCAGCGCACAGCAGCAACATGAGGTGCTGCAGGTCGCTACCGATTTTGCCTTCGCCGCTTATTGGTTGATGCCCCGTCTGCACCGTTTTCACGAAGCCAATCCGCAGGTCGACGTCAGCCTGGTGACCAGTGAACGCAACCACAACATGCTGCGCACCGATATCGATGTGGCGATCCTGTTTGGCGACGGGCGTTTCAAACAGGGCGAGAGTCACTGGTTGTTCAGCGAAGAAGT comes from Pseudomonas sp. RU47 and encodes:
- a CDS encoding phenylacetate--CoA ligase family protein; this translates as MQRSSAKTVQAAAAEAFVRKLAYARSLPWFCTLCPQIQHIQTAEDLHRLPILAVEDDQGGLLFTHLSEASHRAPGGGLTLTSGGSTGNRKHITHSWAFNESIVPLGARMFAATGELPRVVINCLTPGEMQGAFQYAAAIVQHIGARLLPAGALMGMQRIAGLIHSQAADALICTPSFAEALFNHADVDGVQLRSLRWLYYIGEPCRQPLREQLARDWPALSIRSLGYSSTETGPIGFQCAHLEHGFYHLHADAMLLEVVDPFSLQAVVDGETGEFLLTPLLPDQVPLLRYRIGDRGRVLDRQSGCACGSALPILELQGRIEASIKLGGAIITQRQVLSVLAETLPELHASDVQVQIDRQADGAHLRLLIAKDRLPAAAERVIEQALHNEAQASALLRLPGVLGMQVQRLPRGDFATTLAGKTPFFVER
- a CDS encoding NADPH:quinone reductase — encoded protein: MAKRIQFRAHGGPEVLEYVDYEPAAPGPNQVRVANKAIGLNFIDTYFRSGLYAPPALPSGLGAEGAGIVDAVGSDVTRFKVGDRVAYGSGPLGAYSELHVLPQDNLVHLPEEISFETAAGVMLKGLTVQYLLRQTYELKGGETILFHAAAGGVGSLACQWAKALGVKLIGTVSSKEKAELAKANGAWATIDYSHENVAQRVLELTGGKKVPVVYDGVGKDTWLTSLDSVSPRGLVVSFGNASGAVDGVNLGILAAKGSLYVTRPTLATYANNAENLQRMADELFEMIISGKLKVDVSQRYPLADAAKAQTELSARRTTGSTVLQP
- the aroE gene encoding shikimate dehydrogenase, with product MDRYVVFGNPIGHSKSPMIHKLFAEQTGQHLDYSTLLAPLDDFAGCATAFFQEGRGANVTVPFKEDAYRLANSLTARAQRAGAVNTLSKLADGSLLGDNTDGAGLVRDLTVNAGFSLSGKRILLLGAGGAVRGALEPLLAEKPASVIIANRTVDKAELLAELFCDLGPVSASGFDWLREPVDVIINATSASLTGDVPPIAPSLIEPGKTLCYDMMYGKEPTAFCRWATEQGAAVAMDGLGMLAEQAAEAFYLWRGVRPDTAPVLAELRRQLAQ
- the hemF gene encoding oxygen-dependent coproporphyrinogen oxidase, with product MTTRTDAVKAYLLDLQDRICAALESEDGGTRFVEDAWTRPAGGGGRTRVIENGTLIEKGGVNFSHVFGSGLPPSASAHRPELAGRGFEALGVSLVIHPHNPHVPTSHANVRFFIAEKEGEEPVWWFGGGFDLTPYYGNEEDCIHWHRVAEQACAPFGPDVYPRYKAWCDTYFHIKHRHEPRGIGGLFFDDLNEWDFDTSFAFMRAIGDAYIDAYLPIVQRRKNDAFTAQQREFQEFRRGRYVEFNLVYDRGTLFGLQSGGRTESILMSLPPQVRWGYDWKAEPGSEEARLTEYFLQDRDWLAQD
- the betC gene encoding choline-sulfatase; this translates as MKRKNILFIMADQMAAPMLPFYGPSPIKLPNLSRLAEHGVVFDAAYCNSPLCAPSRFTLVSGQLPSKIGAYDNAADFPADVPTYAHYLRRLGYRTALSGKMHFCGPDQLHGYEERLTSDIYPADYGWAVNWDEPDVRPSWYHNMSSVLQAGPCVRTNQLDFDEEVVFKAQQYLFDHIREDGDQPFCLTVSMTHPHDPYTIPKAFWDLYDDADIPLPTPPDQHELDPHSQRLLKVYDLWDKPLPVDKIRDARRAYFGACSYIDANVGKLLQTLAETGLIDDTIIVFSGDHGDMLGDKGLWYKMHWYEMAARVPLLISAPGQFAAGRVSAAVSTADLLPTFVELAGGTLEPGLPLDGRSLVAHLQGQGGHDEVFGEYMAEGTVSPLMMIRRGAYKFIYSESDPCLLFDVSNDPRELEELSQSPQHRQLFDDFIAEARAKWDIPAIHREVLASQRRRRFVADALTIGKLKSWDHQPLVDASQQYMRNHIDLDDLERKARYPQPCQNQ
- the choX gene encoding choline ABC transporter substrate-binding protein, encoding MRKLSTVVTVGLLAMSSASAFAEQSCDTVKMADPGWSDIAATNAITGFLLDGMGYKAKVDTLAVPITFGGLKDGQVDVFLGNWMPAQQGFYDKFVATGDVTQLAKNLDGTEFTLAVPDYVWDAGVHNFADLNKYADKFDRKIYGIGSGAPANISLQEIIKKNDFDMGQWKLIESSEQAMLAEVSRAVKKQKFVTFLGWTPHPMNVQLKMHYLKGGEKYFGDTGSVFTLTRKGYAEACPNVGKLLTNLSFTQEMENSIMAEVVNKKVSNAEAAKAWIKANPAVLDKWLEGVKTADGKDALAAVKAKL
- a CDS encoding aminotransferase class I/II-fold pyridoxal phosphate-dependent enzyme; translation: MNTPHPTVNWVKNRVRQARDDQQQLFDAGLNGLNLVQRDGKVIELSSGEQLTEFLSCSYLGLESDPRLVQGAVQAVESFGVQFAAARTRALLPPMRELDEQLNHIFQGHTVTFNSVGSAHLGCLPLLGSGELPSYPLRRGPGWIVDRAAHASMQVLQGILWQFGPVQRCDCSDLQQVEDACSAAVAAGNTPIMLTDSIGSMRGLYPVNRLLQLAERFEGYLYADDAHGTSIHGQAGGGYALDVAAEPLRDRLILLSSLSKAFGATGGAITVLTSADAELIRRNASTYTFGGPLSMGGVGAAVASASIHLSAQLGALQAALWRNVEAIDGLLGPVLGNHQIASPIRFVRVGAERDAISLALHLRRHAIAVTTALFPVVAKGEAILRLAISANHSEVQLEHLASAVNEGFAELGIRQGEPHHVQ
- a CDS encoding SulP family inorganic anion transporter, encoding MAFPSRHSLLPFLTWLPRQTRASVGRDLIVGLSGAILALPQSIAYALIAGLPPEYGLYAAIIPVLIACLWGSSWHLICGPTAAISIVLYASVSPLAVPASQDYITLILLLTFLAGIFQWLLGLLRFGALVNFVSHSVVLGFTLGAAVVIAIGQLPNLLGLDLPAKATALASLVDLLQHFRAVDKPSLVLGVATVVVGVVLKQLLPRWPTLLITLALASLLVWLWPAMFGHVHLVSAFVGRLPPFSALPLDLDLILRLLPSAVAVGMLGLVTSLSIARSISARSQQLLDANQEVRAQGLSNIVGAFFSGSLSAGSFTRSGLSYEAGACSPLAGVFSAIWVALFAIFGAGLISHIPIPAMAGSILLIAWGLVDHRGIRALLRVSRAEFVVMALTCLATLLLELQTAIYAGVLASLFFYLKRTSQPRVQHWRDGEDDVLRVGGSIFFGASHYLQVRLQRMHGARVVIEAQQINFIDYSGVEMLHQEARRLLSQDRSLTLRRARPQVVEELRKLEGPEKCPIRFED